The following nucleotide sequence is from Nocardioides eburneiflavus.
GCAGGCCCTTGAGCATCTCGATGGTGTGCGCGATCGAGGGCTCCTGCACCTGGATCGGCTGGAAGCGGCGCTCGAGCGCCGCGTCCTTCTCGAGGTACTTGCGGTACTCGTCCAGCGTGGTGGCGCCGATGGTCTGGAGCTCGCCGCGGGCCAGCATCGGCTTGAGGATGCTGGCGGCGTCGATCGCGCCCTCGGCCGCACCGGCGCCGACGAGGGTGTGGATCTCGTCGATGAACAGCACGATGTCGCCGCGGGTGCGGATCTCCTTGAGGACCTTCTTGAGGCGCTCCTCGAAGTCACCGCGGTAGCGCGACCCGGCCACGAGGGCACCGAGGTCGAGCGTGTAGATCTGCTTGTCCTTGAGCGTCTCGGGCACGTTGCCCTTGACGATGTCCTGGGCGAGGCCGGCCACGATCGTGGTCTTGCCGACGCCGGGCTCGCCGATGAGGACGGGGTTGTTCTTCGTGCGGCGCGACAGGATCTGCATGACGCGCTCGATCTCCTGCTCGCGGCCGATGACCGGGTCGAGCTTGCCCTCGCGCGCGGCCTGGGTGAGGTTCTGGCCGAACTGGTCGAGGACCAGCGAGCTGGACGGCGCCTCGCCGCCGGAGCCGGACGTCTGGGCGCCGGCCGTGGCCGACTCCTTGCCCTGGAAGCCGCTCAGGAGCTGGATGACCTGCTGGCGGACCCGGTTGAGGTCGGCGCCGAGCTTCTGCAGGACCTGGGCCGCGACGCCCTCGCCCTCCCGGATCAGGCCGAGCAGGATGTGCTCGGTGCCGATGTAGGAGTGGCCGAGCTGGAGCGCCTCGCGCAGCGAGAGCTCGAGCACCTTCTTGGCCCGCGGGGTGAACGGGATGTGGCCGGACGGGGCCTGCTGGCCCTGGCCGATGATCTCCTCGACCTGGGCGCGCACGGCCTCCAGGGAGATGTCGAGGGACTCGAGGGCCTTGGCGGCGACGCCCTCGCCCTCGTGGATGAGGCCGAGCAGGATGTGCTCGGTCCCGATGTAGTTGTGGGAGAGCATGCGGGCCTCTTCCTGGGCCAGCACGACAACTCGCCGGGCTCGGTCGGTGAACCGCTCGAACATGTGCGCTCCTCTACGTCTGCGTGGTCCGCCTGCCTCCCGCGGGGACGGGAACGCGAACACTGGGCTCAACGCCCGACCTCAGCCTACGTGTTCCCGCCCACCAGACGAGCCCGTCCGCTGACAGCGAACGGCCCCGGCAGGCGCCGGGGCCGTTCGGTGGCCGTTCGGTGGCCGGGAGGCCGCGTCAGTGGGCGGCGTCGTACGCCTGCTGCACGTCGGCCGAGATGCGGCCCCGCTCCGAGACGTCCATGCCCTGGGCCTTGGCCCACTCGCGGACGTCCTTGGTGTTGGTGGACGACGAGCCGGCGGCCTTGCGACCGCGACGGCCGCCACCGGTGACCTTGCGGGCGTGGCCGACGTAGCCGCTCAGCGCCTCGCGCAGGGCGGCGGCGTTGGCGTCGTTGAGGTCGATCTCGTAGGTGGTGCCGTCGAGGCCGAAGGACACCGTCTCGGTGGCCTCGGTGCCGTCGAGGTCGTCAACGAGAACGATGTTGACCTTTTGTGCCATGGTCTATTCCTTTGCATTCGGCGGTCCCCGTGAATGCGATTGTTGCAGCAATTGCGCAACCTTGCCAAAGGAGTCAGGAAAACCCTGACGCCTCAATTCACGAATTGCGCTCGAATACGAGCCGCAATCCCTGCAGGGTCAACCACGGGGAATGCTCGGTGAAACACGCGCAATCGTCGACGAGGAGGGCAGCCAAATGGCCTGTCGAAATGACCGTGACGTCCTCGACGGGCTCGCCGAGCTCGGCGATCATCCGCGCCACCAGGCCCTCGACCTGCGCCGCGACACCGAAGACCATGCCGCTCTGGAGCGCCTCGACGGTGTTCTTGGCGATCACCGAGCGCGGCCGGACCAGCTCGACCTTGCGCAGCTGGGCGCCACGACGGCCGAGTGCCTCGAGGGAGATCTCGATCCCGGGCGAGATCGCGCCGCCGACGTACTGTCCGGCGCGGTTGACCACGTCGAACGTCGTGGCGGTGCCGAAGTCGACGACGATCGCCGGCCCGCCGAAGAGCGTCGCGGCCGCGAGCGAGTTGACGATGCGGTCGGTGCCGACCTCGCGCGGGTTGTCCATCAGCACCGGGATCCCGGTGCGGACGCCGGGCTCGACCACGATCGAGGGGACGTCGCAGAAGTGCCGATCGAGCATCTCGCGCCACTCGTGCAGGACGGCCGGGACGGTCGCGCACACCGAGATGCCGTCGACGTCGTCCATGCGGTCGGCCAGCAGCCCGCGGATCACGATCGACCACTCGTCGGCCGTGCGGCGCTCGTCGCTGTTGACCCGCCAGTGGGCGGTCACCTCCTCGCCGTCGAGCAGGCCGAGGAACGTGTGGCTGTTGCCGATGTCGGCCGCGAGCAGGCTCATGGGGTGGTCAAGTCCATGCCGATGTCGAAGACCACCACCGAGTGGGTGAGCGCCCCGACGGAGACGAAGTCGACGCCGGTGGCGCCGATGCGGGCGGCCCGCTCCAGCGTGATGCCGCCGCTGGCCTCGAGCGGCACGCGGCCCGCGGTACGGCGTACGGCCTCCGTCATCAGCTCGTCGTCCATGTTGTCGAGCAGGATGCGCTCGGGGGGCTCGGGGAGCGCGAGCAGCTCGTCGAGCTGGTCGAGCGTGGTCACCTCGACCTCGACCGGGAGCCCCGCGAAGCGGCCCCGGATCGCCTCGAGCGCCGGCAGCACTCCCCCGGCCGCGATGACATGGTTGTCCTTGACCATCGCCATGTCCTGGAGGCTGGTGCGGTGGTTGACGCCCCCGCCGCACCGCACGGCGTACTTCTGCAGGGCCCGCAGGCCGGGCAGCGTCTTGCGGGTGTCGAGGACCCGCGTCGGCGAGCCGGCGAGCGCGTCGACCCAGCGCGAGGTCGCCGTGGCGATCCCCGACAGGTGGCACGCGAGGTTGAGGGCGGTGCGCTCCGCGACCAGCATCCGCTGGGTCAGGCCGGTGACGCGCATGACGACGTCGCCCTCCTCGACCCGGGTGCCGTCGGGCCGGCGGTCGGTGACGGTCGCGTCGGCGCCGACCATGAAGAACGCCACCGCCCCGACGCCGAGGCCGGCCACGACGCCTGGCTCACGGGCGGCGAGGACCGCCTCGCCCCGAGCGTCCGGCGGGATCGTCGACTCGCTGGTGGGGTCCACCCGGGGGCGCCCGGGCAGGTCCTCCTCGAGCGCGCGCCGGACGACCTCCCAGACGTGCTCGGGGTCGAGACCGGCCGCCGTGAGCTCGGCGACGAGGTCGGCTGGCACGTCGTCGATGCTCGTCATGCCGGCACCTCCGCGGTGGAAGGGGCCGTCGAGGGATCGGTCGAGGGGGCGTACGTCCACTCCGCCGCGACGGTGCCGTCGGCCTCGAGCCACGAGTCGACGTGACCGGCCTTCGTGTCGTCGCGGTCGGGGTGGTCCTCGCGCCAGTGCGACCCGCGGGTCTCGGTGCGCAGGTCCGCCGCCTCGGCCAGCGCGGTGCTGATCGTCAGCAGGTTGGTCGTCTCCCAGGCCGCCGGCCCGACCTCGGCCTCGCCGTGCTCCAGCGAGCCGAGGAACGCCAACGCCTCGCCGAGGCCGTCAGCCTGCCGGAGCACGCCGACCCGCGTCGTCATCACGTCCTGCATCGCCGGACGCCGCTCGCCGGACACCAGGCCCTCGGGGCGCTCGTCGGCGACGGGCTCGGCCCACGCGCGGAGCTCGCCGGGCAGCACGTCGGCGATGCGGCGGGAGAACACGAGGCCCTCGAGCAGCGAGTTGGAGGCGAGCCGGTTGGCACCGTGGACGCCGGAGCAGGCGACCTCGCCGGTGGCATAGAGGCCGGGCACGCTCGTACGCCCCCAGAGGTCGGTGGCCACGCCGCCCGAGGCGTAGTGCTGGGCCGGCGCCACCGGGATCAGCTCGGTGACCGGGTCGACGCCGTGCTCGCGGCAGACGCGGAGGATGGTGGGGAAGCGACGGCTCCAGAACGCGGCGCCGAGGTGTCGCGCGTCGAGCCACATGTGCGGCCGGCCCGTCTCGATCATCCGGCGGGTGATCGCCTTGGCGACGACGTCGCGGGGCGCGAGGTCGGCGAGCTCGTGCTCGCCCTGCATGAAGCGGGTGCCCTCGAAGTCGACGAGGAACGCGCCCTCGCCGCGGACCGCCTCCGAGATCAGCGGTTGCTGGCCCTGCGACTCGGGTCCGAGCCACATCACGGTGGGGTGGAACTGGACGAACTCCAGGTCGCGCAGCCGGGCCCCCGCACGCATCGCGACGGCCATCCCGTCCCCGGTGGAGACGCTCGGGTTGGTGGACTGGCTGAACACCTGCCCCAGCCCCCCGGAGGCGAGCACCACGGCGCGGCAGTGCACGGCGCCGACACCGTCGTGCTGGCCCTCGCCGAGCACGTGCAGCGTCACCCCGGCGACCCCCCCGTCGGCGGCGCGGAGCAGGTCGACGGCCAGGGCGTGCTGGATGACCTCGATCTCCGGCGCCCGCTCGACCGCGGCGATGAGGGCCCGCTGGATCTCTGCGCCGGTGGCGTCGCCGCCCGCGTGCGCGATCCGGTCCCGGAGGTGGCCGCCCTCGCGGGTCAACGAGAGCTCGCCGTCGGGGTGGTGGTCGAACTGCGTGCCGAGCGCGATCAGCTCGCGGACCGCGTCGGGCCCCTCGGTCACCAGGACGCGTACGGCCTCCACGTCGCACGCACCGGCCCCGGCGACGAGCGTGTCGTGCTCGTGCTGCTCGGGGGTGTCGCCCGGCCCCAGCGCCGCGGCGATGCCGCCCTGGGCCCACTGCGTGGAGCCCGCGGCGAGGACGTCCTTGGTGACGACGAGGAGGTGGAGCGCGGGATCAGCCGCGTGGATGCGGAGCGCGGCGGTGAGCCCGGCGATGCCGGACCCGACGACCACGACGTCGGCGCGAGTGGTCCAGCCGGGAGCCGGCGCGCGGAGGCGACCCGGGACCGGCCGGTGCGATGTCATCCGCGCAGGCTACCGAGCCAGCGCGTCGCCGCGCTCCAGCGTCTCGTCGCCGAAGGTCTCGGCCGGGTCGAAGCCGGTGCCCATGATCGCGTTGTCGGCGTCGACGAACACGACGTGCGGCTTGAGCTCCCTGGCCTCCGCGGTCTCCATCTGGGCGTACGCGATGAGGATGACGACGTCGCCGGGGTGCACGAGGCGGGCGGCCGCGCCGTTGATGCCGATGACGCCCGAGCCGCGCTCCCCGGCGATCGTGTACGTCTCCAGCCGGGCGCCGTTGGTGACGTCGACGATGTGCACCAGCTCGCCGGCGAGCAGGTCGGCCGCGTCGAGAAGGTCCTCGTCGACGGTGACCGACCCGACGTAGTGGAGGTCCGCCTGGGTCACGGTGGCGCGGTGGATCTTGGACTTCATCATGGTGCGCAGCATGGGCTGCTCCTTTCAGGGGGTGGTCGAGGCCGCGAACGCGGTCCCCGCCGGTCGCGCATCGGGGGCGATGCGGTCGAAGACGATGGGCAGGTTGTCGATCAGGCGCGTGGTGCCGACCCGCGCGGCGACGAGGATCCGGCCCTCGCCGGCCTCCGGCGCCTCGCCGAGCTCGGGCGAGGTGAGCGCGAGGTAGTCGAGCTCGAGCCCGTCGGCCACCGCCTCCTCGAGGACCGACATCGCGGCCCAGCGCGCGGCCGGCACGCCGTACGGCGCCCGCTCCTGCGCCGCCCGCAGCGCCCGGCTGAGGGCCGTCGCCACCTGCCGCTGGTCGGCGTCGAGGTAGCGGTTGCGGCTGGACAGGGCGAGGCCGTCGGGCTCGCGCACGGTCTCCGCGCCGACGACCTCGATGCCCAGGCAGAGGTCGCGGACCATGCGGCGGATGAGCACGAGCTGCTGGTAGTCCTTCTGGCCGAAGACCGCGACGTCGGGCCGGACCAGGCCGAAGAGCTTGGCGACGACCGTCAGCACGCCGTCGAAGTGGCCGGGGCGGGACTCGCCGTCGAGGATCGTGGCCAGCTGCCCGGGCGCGACGGTGACGCCGTCGTGGACCGACCCGTGGCTGAAGCCGCCCGGGTACATCTCCTCGACCGCTGGCGCGAACACGACGTCCACCCGCTCGGCCGCGCAGACCTCGAGGTCGGCGTCGAGCGTGCGCGGGTAGCGGTCGAGGTCCTCGGTCGGCGCGAACTGCATCGGGTTGACGAAGATGCTCACCACGACCGGGCCCGACGTGGCGGCGCGGGCCGTACGCATGAGGCTGGCGTGGCCGTCGTGCAGGGCGCCCATGGTGGGCACGAACGCCACGCAGTCGCCGGAGCGGCGGGCGGCGGCGAGCAGGCCGGCGAGCTCCTCGCGGGTGCTCGCGAGGACGGGGGTCGAGGTCATCGACGGCGATCGCTGGTCGAGGAGGGACGGAGTCCCGTCACGAGACCCGACGGCAGGTGCGCCTCGGCCGCCGCGAGGACCCGGAGCATCGCGGACGCGCGGATCGGCAGCAGCCGGCCGTCGGTGACGGCGCGGTCGAGCGTGGCGTGCGCCATCGCGACGTAGGACGGCAGCGTCTGCGGTGCGTCGGCGACGAGGTCGGCGACATGGGCACGGACGGTCTCGACGTCGCCGCGGACGATGGGGCCGGTCAGCGCCGCGTCGCCGTGTGCGAGGGAGTTGTCGAGCGCGGCGGTGAGCAGGGGGCGCAGCGTGGCGGCCGGGTCCTCGGCGCCGGCGGCGGAGAGGATCTCCATGGCCTCGGCGACGAGGGTGACGAGGTGGTTGGCGCCGTGCGCGAGGCCGGCGTGGTAGAGCGTGCGGCGGTCCTCGGGCACCCACATCGCGCGGCCGCCGAGGTCGGCGACGAGCGACTCGGCGAGTGCCCGGTCGGCCTCGTCCGCGGTGACGCCGAAGACGCAGCCGGCGAGCCGGGGCAGGTCGACGTCGGTGCCGGTGAACGTCATGGCGGGGTGCATCGCGACGGTGCGGGCCCCGACGGCCCGGGCGGGCTCGAGGACGGCCAGGCCGTGGCGGCCGCTCGTGTGGACGACCACCTGGCCCTCCCGGATCGCACCGCTCGCGGCGAGCATGGTGACGACGTTGGAGAGCATGTCGTCGGGAACGGTGAGCAGCAGGAGGTCGCAGGCCCGTGCCACGTCGGTGGGCTTCGCGGAGCGTACGCCCGGGAGCAGGGCTGCGATCCGGCCCCGGGAGGCGTCGGACTCGCCCGCGGCGGCGACCACGTCGTGGCCCGCGGCGCGGAGTGCGGCTGCCAGGACGGCGCCGACGCGGCCTGCTCCGACCACGCCGATGTGGTGCTTCGTCATGTCGACCTCTTCGTTTCAGTCCCTCGCGGGTACCGATCTACTGCGATCAACATCGAGCGTACGCCTGCGGATTCCGCGGGGTAACCCGCCGCGGGCGTGACGCACGCCACTTCCCGCCGTCGTGGTCAGGCGCGCAGGTGCAGCCTGGCGTGGTCGGGGTCGTCCACCACGAACGGCCGGGGCGCGCGGGGCAGCCAGGTGTGGGTGACGTGGTCGACCACGTGGACGCCCTCGGGCGACGTGATCTCCACGACCCCCTCGGGGACCTCACCGCTGTGCAGCGCGTTCCAGACCAGCCACTCGCGGCGCTTGCGCCGGTTGCGGATCGACGTGGCGAACGACTCCGGGTTGGTCCAGTGGGCGAACTCGTCGCCGTCGAGCCACTTGAGCTCCACGCACAGCCCCTGCGGCAGCGCGAACATCTCGATGCGCTCGGGAGTCGTACGGATCTCCCACTCCGGCGCCTTGGTGTAGACGTAGTCGGGGCTCATCGGGAAGCCCCACTCCTCGATGTTGCGCAGGCCCAGGTCGAGGAAGGCCCTGCGGTCCGACTCGATGTAGAGCCCGTGGCGCGGGAAGCGGATGACGGCCTCGGCCATCCCGACCTGCCACGAGAGGTCGGCCATCGACACCTCGCCCTCGGTGGTGAGGACCATGTCGCCGTCCCACTTCCACGAGTAGCGGGTGCGGACGTGGGAGAAGCACCAGTTGTAGAAGTAGGCCAGGGAGTGCACGGACCGCTCGTTGACCGCGAGGTGCTCGGCGCCGGCGCGGGCGACCTGGAAGGGGTACGCCTTCAGCGTGAACCGCTCCGACAGCCCGTGCTCGGCTGCGACGCGCAGCGCCTCCTCGCCGGTGCCGTCGTCGGAGCCGTTGTCGACCAGCAGCACATGGTCGCAGGCGCGCAGCAGCGGCGGCAGGACGAACCGCAGGCCGGGAGCCTCGTTCTTGACCCGCAGCACGGCCGTCGCGCCGCGGCGCAGGCCGCCGGGCTGGTTCCAGGGCCAGACGATGTCGAAGTCCTCGTGGCCCTCGAGGTTGGTGAGGCCGTGACCGGAGCCGATCGGGATCGTCACGGCTCGTCCCGCTCGCGGCCGAGCGCCTTGCGCACGCCCCGGCGTACGGAGGGCGGGATCGCGGCGCGTACGTCGTGGGGCACGCGGTCGGCGAGGGACCGCGAGGCGTCGGCGGCCTCGGCCCGCGCGCGGCGACGCGCCTGGTGGCGGGCGTGCTCGGCGGTCGAGCGGCTGATCGCCGCCGCCTCCTCGTAGAGGTCGACGTACTCCGCGCGGAGCTCGTCGAAGGTCCCGTGCGCCGCCGGGGTGTCGCCGCCCTCGTCGGCCAGCTTGTTGAGCTCGTCCCACGTGGCGCCGGTGAGCTCGTGGAGCCGCCGGGGCAGCCCGAGGTCGTCGAGGGTGGAGGTGACCCGGCGCAGGTGCGGGTCGATGAAGCGGTGCACCTCGCGGATCTGGTCGCTGCGGGTGTGGATGATCGTCTGGAGGTCGAGGGCGTGGCCGAGCGCCGTGGTGGTCTTGACCCAGTCGGTGAGCAGGTCCTCGTAGCGGACGAAGACCCGTCCCCCGTCACCTTCCGCGGGCCGGGTGGCGCGCTCGGTGTGCAGCAGCATGTTGACCCAGCTGGCCGCGAGGTGGGCCGACCCGAGCTTGTTGGCGTAGTACTTCTGCTTCGAGCCGACGACCTCGGCCGGCGGGCGCAGCATCGTGGCGAAGACCGGCGTGGCGCCCGTACGGATCGCGGCGACGCGCCAGAGTCCGAGGAACCAGCTCAGCCTCGGGTCCTTGATGACGAGCTCGGGGTGCTCGGCGAAGTGCGGCTCCAGCCACTCGCTGACCCTGATGCGGGCGGGCTCGCGGGTGCAGATGCGGCCCGTGTCGAACCACGCCTCGGGACGGCTGTCGCTGACCTGGACCAAGGCCTCGGCGAGCCACTCGTCGTGCACGTCGACGACCCACTGCGGCTCACTGAAGCCGCGGGGGTTGGAGTCGTCCGGCGGCACCTCCGGCAGCGGGACGTGCATGCCGAGCCGCGACACGATGCCCGCGAGGGTGCTGGTGCCGCTGCGGCCGGCGCCGGCGACGAAGAGCACCTTGCGCGGCACTCCGTCGGGGTTCATCTCGTCGATGGCTCTCGGCTGCTCGGTCACGGCGGGCAGCCTACCGGCGAGCGTTCATGTCCTAGGGTCCCGCCGTATGAGACGCCTCCTCCGTCGCGCTCCCCTCGTCGGTGTCGTCATCCCCGCGTGGGGGGTCGAGGACTACCTCGACGACTGCGTCCGCTCGCTCCTCGCCCAGACGCACCGCCGCTGGGAGGCGGTGATCGTCGACGACGGCGCCACCGACCGGACCGGCGAGGTCGCCGACGACTGGGCGCGGCGCGACAACCGGATCAGCGTCGTGCACTCCGTCAACGGCGGTCTCGGCGCCGCCCGCAATCTCGGCACCTCCCACGTGCGCGGCGACTACCTCGCGTTCCTCGACTCCGACGACGTGCTGCCCCCGACGGCGTACGCCGACCTGGTGGGCGCGCTCGAGGAGTCGGGCTCCGACTTCGCGACCGGCTCGATCGTGCGCTGGGAGGGCGACGCGCTGGTCGAGCCGCCCTGGATGCGCCGGCTGCACCGCCCGCTGCGCGGCGCGCGGGTGGAGGACCGGCCGGAGATCCTCGGCGATGTCTTCGCGTGGAACAAGGTGTGGCGCCGCTCCGCCTGGGACGGCGCCGGGCTCGCGTGGCCCGAAGGCGTCCGCTACGAGGACCAGCCGACCACGACCCGGGCCTTCCTCGGCCAGAGGTTCGACGTCCTCGACGAGGTCGTCTACCGCTGGCGGATCCGCGAGGGCTCGATCACCCAGACCCGGGCGGCCTCCGTGCGTGATCTCGCGGACCGCTGGGAGACCAAGCGGATGTCGCTCGCGGCCGTGCGGGCGCACGGCTCCGCCGAGGTCGAGGAGGTGTTCGTCGACCGGGTGCTCGCCGGCGACCTGTGGCGCTACTTCCTGCTGGTGCCGGGGTGCACGCCCGAGTGGTGGCGGCTGCTGCGCTCCGGCGTGCTGGAGCTGTGGGGCCAGCGCTCGTTGGTGCACAGCGGGCTGCCACCGGTGCACCGGCTCGCGGGCTGGCTCGTCGAGCAGGACCGTCGCACCGAGGTCGCCTCGCTCATGGAGTGGGTCGCCACCCTCGAGGGCCCGGCGCCCCGCGTCCAGGACGTCCAGACGGGCGCGTGGCGGCTGTCGGTGCCCCACGCGGTGCTCGACGAGACCACCGTGGCCCCGGAGGCACTGGCGCTCCGGGACCACGAGGTGTGACGAGCAGTCGCGACCGACGCAGGAGGTCGCGACTCGGCGTGCCGAAACCCGTGACTAGATGAGGCCCTCGGACTCGAGGAACTCCCGGGCGACGTCGGCCGGCTGCTCGCGGTCGATCTGGACGCTGACGAGCAGCTGCCCGAGCGTGTCGTTGTCGAGCGCGGCCATCAGGTCGTTGAGCGGGCCCTCGACGTCGGGGTTGTCGGCGAGGAACTCGGTCGACACCGCCGGGATGAGGTTCTGGGCGGGCTGGATGCCGAGGTCGTCCTCGAGCAGGAGCAGGCCCTGCTCCTCCAGCGTCCCGTCGAGCGTGCTGGTCTGGCCGAGCTGGGCCTCTCCGTCGAGGACCGCCTGGAACGTCTCGGTGGACGCGTAGCCCAGCGGCTCGAGGGTGACGTCGATGCCGTAGGTGTCGACGAGGCCCTTCTCGCAGTCGGTGCGGCCCTTGCAGTCGGGTGCGGCCGCGAGCGTGACGGACTGGCCCTCGAGGTCGGAGAGCTTGGTGACGCCCTCGGCGTCGGAGAGCGCCTGGGTGGTGAAGTACCCGTTGGCGGAGAACGCCTCGGAGGGCTCGAGCAGGGTGATGCCCTTCTCCTCGAGCAGGTCGGCGCCGGCGTCGATGGTCTCCTGGGCGTCGCTGGTCGACAGCGGCTCGGCGTCGGGGCCGTTGGCGTCGGTGTTGAGCTGGTCGACGATGCCGGCGACGTACTCCGGGGCGATCTGGACCGCGTCGGGCATCTCGTTGAGGTAGACGGGACGGGTGTCGACGAGGCGGGTCTCGACCTCGTAGCCCTGGGCCTCGAGGACCTGCTGGTACATCGCGGTGACGAGGGCGGCCTCGTCGAAGGCCTGGGAGCCGATGACGACGGAGGTGCCCTCGCCCGAGCCCGAGGTGGGCTCGTCGTTCTCGGCCGCGAGGTCGTCGCCGGCGCAGCCGGCCAGCAGGGCGGTGAGGGCCAGCCCGGTCACCGCCAGCAGCGGACGTCGTACGTGCATGAGTGTCAACCTTCTGTGTCCCGCGGCCGTGGCCGCGCGTGTCCGGTGATGCGAGCGGGTCCGCTCAGCTCCCGGTGGGAGCCTCCTCCACCGTAGCCGGGGCCGCCGACAGCGACTCCCCACCACGGGGTGACGGCGCGCTCGGCATGGGGTCGACCGCTCGCTGCACCGCGGCCGCGGCGACCTCGAGCAAGAGCGCCACGAGCGCCACGACCACCGCCCCGGCCATGCCCTGGGCGTAGTCGTTGCGGGCGAAGCCCTCGGTGATGATGCGCCCCAGCCCGGGCCCGGCCACGAGCGCGGCGATGGTGGCGGTCGCCCACACCTGCACCAGCGCGAGGCGTACGCCGGAGGCCACCACCGGCAGCGCGAGCGGCAGCTCCACGCGCCAGAAGCGCTGCGAGCGCGACATCCCCATGCCGTCGGCGGCCTCCTGCACGTCCGAGGGCACCTCGCGCATCCCGACGTAGCCGTTGGTGATGAGCGGGGGCAGCGCGAAGAGGACGAGGGCGATCAGCGTCGCGAGGCCGGCACGGCCGTACGGACCGAAGTCGCCCGAGCCGGGCCAGTCCGCCGCCACCAGCAGGGCCAGCAGCGCGAAGGTCGGGACGGCACGGCCCACGTTGGACACGTTGACGGCGAGGAAGCCGCCGCGCCCGAGGTGACCGAGCCACAGGGCGAGCGGCAGCCCGAGCAGCATGGCCGCGGCGAGCGCGGTCGCGGTGAGCAGCAGCTGCTCGAGCAGCCTCGCGACGAGGCCACCGGCGCCGGTCCAGCTGTCGGCGTCGAGCAGGTACTGCCAGGTCTCGGCGAACAGCTCCATCAGCGCAGCCCCGCCGTCCACGGGGTCAGGACCCGTTGCAGCACGACCAGGATGACGTCGAGCGCCACTGCCAGCACCACGCACAGCACGGCGGCGGTCATCAGCTCGGCGCGGAAGTCCCGCTGCACGCCGTGGGCGATGAGGTCGCCGAGGCCGCCGTACGCCACCAGCGTCCCGACGGTCGTGAGGGCGATCGTCGACACCGCGGCGACCCGGAGGCCCGCCATCGCCACGGGCAGCGCGAGGGGCATCTCGATGCGGGTCAGCATCCGCGCCCGTCCGTAGCCCAGCCCGGTGGCCGCCTCGCGCACCTCGTCGGGCACCGAGCGGAGTCCGTCGAGGAGCGCGCGGACCAGGATCGTCAGGGCGTACAGCCCGAGGCCGATCACCACTGTCGCCGCCGAGAGGCCGGTGAACGGGACGAGGAGCGGCAGCAGCGCCAGCGACGGCACGGTGTAGACGCCGGTGCTGAAGCCAAGGACCGCGGACTCCAGGCGCGGCACCCGGCGGGCCACGAGCGCGAGCGGGAGGGCGATGGCGAGCCCGAGGGCCAGCGCGGCCAGCGTGATGAGGACGTGCTCGACGAGCGCGTCGGTGATCTGCTCGTGCCGGTCCTCGACGTACTGCCAGCAGAACCACTCGTTGACGAACCGGCTGTAACAGCTCGGCCCGGTGTCCGCAGCGGCAAGTAGGGTCACCGCATGGACGCTACCGCCTCGTCGGCGAGCACGACCTCACCCGAGTCGGCGGGCGCCGACAGCATGATCCGGCTCGAGGGGGTCGGCAAGACCTACCCCGACGGGACTGTGGCGGTCCACGAGCTCGACCTCGACGTCGCGCGCGGCGAGATGGTCTGCCTCGTCGGTCCGTCGGGCTGCGGCAAGTCCACGACGCTGAAGATGATCAACCGGCTGATCGAGCCGACGACCGGCCGGATCTGGCTCGACGGCCAGGACGTCACCGACGTCGACCCGGTGGAGCTGCGCCGCGGCATCGGCTACGTCATCCAGCAGATCGGGCTGTTCCCCCACCAGCGCATCGAGCAGAACGTGATGACCGTGCCGCTGCTCTACGGCGAGTCGAAGGCCACTGCCCGCGAGCGCGCCCACGAGCTGCTGGCCACGGTCGGCCTCGAC
It contains:
- a CDS encoding histone-like nucleoid-structuring protein Lsr2 translates to MAQKVNIVLVDDLDGTEATETVSFGLDGTTYEIDLNDANAAALREALSGYVGHARKVTGGGRRGRKAAGSSSTNTKDVREWAKAQGMDVSERGRISADVQQAYDAAH
- a CDS encoding type III pantothenate kinase, producing MSLLAADIGNSHTFLGLLDGEEVTAHWRVNSDERRTADEWSIVIRGLLADRMDDVDGISVCATVPAVLHEWREMLDRHFCDVPSIVVEPGVRTGIPVLMDNPREVGTDRIVNSLAAATLFGGPAIVVDFGTATTFDVVNRAGQYVGGAISPGIEISLEALGRRGAQLRKVELVRPRSVIAKNTVEALQSGMVFGVAAQVEGLVARMIAELGEPVEDVTVISTGHLAALLVDDCACFTEHSPWLTLQGLRLVFERNS
- the nadC gene encoding carboxylating nicotinate-nucleotide diphosphorylase, which produces MTSIDDVPADLVAELTAAGLDPEHVWEVVRRALEEDLPGRPRVDPTSESTIPPDARGEAVLAAREPGVVAGLGVGAVAFFMVGADATVTDRRPDGTRVEEGDVVMRVTGLTQRMLVAERTALNLACHLSGIATATSRWVDALAGSPTRVLDTRKTLPGLRALQKYAVRCGGGVNHRTSLQDMAMVKDNHVIAAGGVLPALEAIRGRFAGLPVEVEVTTLDQLDELLALPEPPERILLDNMDDELMTEAVRRTAGRVPLEASGGITLERAARIGATGVDFVSVGALTHSVVVFDIGMDLTTP
- a CDS encoding L-aspartate oxidase, which produces MTSHRPVPGRLRAPAPGWTTRADVVVVGSGIAGLTAALRIHAADPALHLLVVTKDVLAAGSTQWAQGGIAAALGPGDTPEQHEHDTLVAGAGACDVEAVRVLVTEGPDAVRELIALGTQFDHHPDGELSLTREGGHLRDRIAHAGGDATGAEIQRALIAAVERAPEIEVIQHALAVDLLRAADGGVAGVTLHVLGEGQHDGVGAVHCRAVVLASGGLGQVFSQSTNPSVSTGDGMAVAMRAGARLRDLEFVQFHPTVMWLGPESQGQQPLISEAVRGEGAFLVDFEGTRFMQGEHELADLAPRDVVAKAITRRMIETGRPHMWLDARHLGAAFWSRRFPTILRVCREHGVDPVTELIPVAPAQHYASGGVATDLWGRTSVPGLYATGEVACSGVHGANRLASNSLLEGLVFSRRIADVLPGELRAWAEPVADERPEGLVSGERRPAMQDVMTTRVGVLRQADGLGEALAFLGSLEHGEAEVGPAAWETTNLLTISTALAEAADLRTETRGSHWREDHPDRDDTKAGHVDSWLEADGTVAAEWTYAPSTDPSTAPSTAEVPA
- the panD gene encoding aspartate 1-decarboxylase, translated to MLRTMMKSKIHRATVTQADLHYVGSVTVDEDLLDAADLLAGELVHIVDVTNGARLETYTIAGERGSGVIGINGAAARLVHPGDVVILIAYAQMETAEARELKPHVVFVDADNAIMGTGFDPAETFGDETLERGDALAR
- the panC gene encoding pantoate--beta-alanine ligase; amino-acid sequence: MTSTPVLASTREELAGLLAAARRSGDCVAFVPTMGALHDGHASLMRTARAATSGPVVVSIFVNPMQFAPTEDLDRYPRTLDADLEVCAAERVDVVFAPAVEEMYPGGFSHGSVHDGVTVAPGQLATILDGESRPGHFDGVLTVVAKLFGLVRPDVAVFGQKDYQQLVLIRRMVRDLCLGIEVVGAETVREPDGLALSSRNRYLDADQRQVATALSRALRAAQERAPYGVPAARWAAMSVLEEAVADGLELDYLALTSPELGEAPEAGEGRILVAARVGTTRLIDNLPIVFDRIAPDARPAGTAFAASTTP
- a CDS encoding Rossmann-like and DUF2520 domain-containing protein, with amino-acid sequence MTKHHIGVVGAGRVGAVLAAALRAAGHDVVAAAGESDASRGRIAALLPGVRSAKPTDVARACDLLLLTVPDDMLSNVVTMLAASGAIREGQVVVHTSGRHGLAVLEPARAVGARTVAMHPAMTFTGTDVDLPRLAGCVFGVTADEADRALAESLVADLGGRAMWVPEDRRTLYHAGLAHGANHLVTLVAEAMEILSAAGAEDPAATLRPLLTAALDNSLAHGDAALTGPIVRGDVETVRAHVADLVADAPQTLPSYVAMAHATLDRAVTDGRLLPIRASAMLRVLAAAEAHLPSGLVTGLRPSSTSDRRR